The Arachis hypogaea cultivar Tifrunner chromosome 14, arahy.Tifrunner.gnm2.J5K5, whole genome shotgun sequence genome has a segment encoding these proteins:
- the LOC112744247 gene encoding F-box/kelch-repeat protein At3g23880 yields MERKQLGMNDILPPELIHGILLRVPAEDLFRLRFVSKLWHSFISDPDFAESHYNLYSAASSGSVLVKDHTNACCVSLDTLFDVTAAAPPTFKVVSLPSKKTPCSLFRLLGSCRGFLLLEEKPANFLVIWNPLTGSSKTISYSHIASEIQPDDAFRYGFGFDASRDDYLIVLSWLDNYNQHRLVCFSLRTNSWINLDAALPKSISRRKQQLSGWFLHGAIHWLCYSSKDCIDDGILIFDLKERSFSKISMPQQLVGDYPIYLTILRGCLALYSYDIDNHKTEIWVMKEYKVPSSWILMYEIPYGNNLPLCMSNGNDIIALNFIPRYCKIRFAKYNVSGKLLNYSPLPLSEYYNFHRSFSVYTESLFPFPCDIKDRDKKKKTGQECFEQHDDVAKD; encoded by the exons atggagaggaagcaacTGGGCATGAATGACATCCTCCCTCCCGAGCTCATTCACGGAATCCTTCTGAGGGTACCCGCCGAAGACCTGTTTCGCCTCAGATTCGTTTCAAAACTTTGGCACTCTTTCATTTCCGATCCAGACTTTGCGGAATCGCATTACAACCTCTACTCTGCCGCATCTTCCGGTTCGGTCTTGGTAAAAGACCATACTAATGCATGCTGTGTTTCCTTAGACACGCTATTTGATGTTACAGCAGCAGCACCACCAACATTCAAAGTGGTATCTCTCCCTTCCAAGAAGACGCCATGTTCTCTTTTTCGTCTCTTGGGATCCTGCAGAGGCTTTCTTCTCTTAGAGGAAAAACCAGCTAATTTTCTTGTTATATGGAATCCACTGACCGGATCCAGCAAAACAATATCTTACTCTCATATCGCCTCAGAGATCCAGCCCGATGATGCATTTCGATATGGATTTGGTTTCGATGCATCACGTGATGACTATTTAATAGTTCTATCTTGGCTTGATAACTACAACCAACACCGCTTAGTTTGCTTTTCGTTGAGAACCAATTCATGGATTAATCTCGATGCAGCACTTCCCAAATCCATCAGTAGGCGGAAGCAGCAACTTTCTGGGTGGTTCTTACATGGCGCTATTCATTGGTTGTGTTACTCTAGTAAAGACTGCATTGATGACGGTATTCTTATCTTTGATTTGAAGGAAAGGAGTTTCTCCAAGATATCTATGCCACAACAACTCGTAGGGGATTATCCCATCTATCTCACCATATTAAGAGGGTGCCTAGCCTTGTATTCGTATGACATTGACAACCATAAAACTGAGATATGGGTTATGAAAGAATATAAAGTGCCGTCATCTTGGATTCTAATGTATGAGATTCCTTATGGTAACAATTTACCTCTATGCATGTCCAATGGAAATGACATTATTGCGTTAAATTTTATTCCCCGGTATTGCAAGATAAGGTTTGCTAAATATAACGTCAGTGGAAAGCTTCTAAATTATTCTCCTCTACCTCTTTCTGAATATTATAACTTCCATAGAAGTTTCTCTGTATATACAGAGAGTCTCTTTCCATTCCCCTGTGACATTAAGGATAGggataagaagaagaaaactG GCCAAGAATGTTTTGAACAACATGATGATGTTGCCAAAGATTAG